Genomic segment of Buchnera aphidicola (Aphis fabae):
TTTTAATTGAACCTAGTAAAATAAAAAATAAAAATAATAAATCTTACAAAAAATTTTATTTTTTTAAAAAAAAAATAATAGATTCTTTATCAAAAAACATTCCGATATGTTTTCCTGTTCCTAAAAAAAGAAATATTCATAACTATAATATATTTCCAGTACATTTTATTAAAAATTCTAATATAAAATTTAATCCACATTTATTTCCTATTGGCGAAAAAAAAGCTATTAATAAATTCAAATATTTTTGTAGTCATAAACTGGAAGATTATTTTTTAAAAAGAAATTTTCCATCTTTAAATAATACCAGTATGCTCTCTCCTTATTTATCTTTAGGAGTAATATCTGCAAGATATTGTTTACAAATGATTTTAAAAAAATATCAAAAAACAGAATTAACTATAATACTTAATTCATCTTGGGTAAATGAAATAATATGGCGTGAGTTTTATTATCATTTATTAATTAATTTTCCCATACTTGGAAAATCTCAATCATTACTAAAATGGGAAAAAAAAATTCATTGGGAAAATAATATAAATTATTTTAATGCTTGGAAAAATGGACAAACTGGTTTTCCTATAATTGATGCAGCTATGAAACAATTAAATAAAACAGGATGGATGCATAATAGATTAAGAATGATTACATCTAGCTTTTTAGTAAAAAATCTTTTAATAGATTGGAGAGAAGGTGAAAAATATTTTATGTACAATTTAATTGATGGAGATTATGCATTAAATAATGGGGGATGGCAGTGGTCTGCTTCAATTGGTAGTGATTCAACACCTTATATACGTATTTTCAATCCATTACGTCAATCTAAAATTTTTGATAAATCAGGTGTGTTTATAAAAAAATATCTACCTGAACTAAAAATAATACCAAATAATTATATTCATAATCCATATGAATGGATCATTAAAAATGATTGTAAAATAGATTATCCAAAACCAATTATAAATTATAAAAATAGTAAAGAAAAATTTTTATCAGCATACCAACTAGCTCGATTATTTTAAAATAAGAAAAAGATTAAATTATATGAAAAATTTTGTTTTAGAAAAAATTATTAATGAAAAATTATTTAACAATTATAATCACGATATAGTACCTAATGGATTACAAATAGAAGGAGATAAAATAGTTAAAAAAATTATTACAGGGGTAAGTATATGTCAAGATTTGTTAGATGCAGCTTTACATCATAAAGCTAATGCTATTATTGTTCATCATGGATATTTATGGAATAAAGAACCTAAGTATATTCATAATGTACAAAGAAATAGATTAAAAACTATACTAACTCATAATATTAATTTATATAGTTGGCATCTACCATTAGATATTCATCCAGAATTAGGTAATAATATACAAATTTCTAAAAAATTAAATATTTTTGTTAAAGGTGAAATTTTACCTTATGTTTTATGGGGTGTTTTAGAACCTAGAATAAGTGGTTTTGATTTTTCAAAAAAGATAGAAAAAATTTTTAAAAAAAAACCTATACACTTTTACAAAAATGCTCCAAATTATATCAATCGTATAGCCTGGTGTAGTGGAAAAGGACAAAATTTTATTAAAGAAGCATATAAATTTGGAATTGATGCTTTTTTAACAGGAGAAGTTTCTGAAGAAACAATATATATTGCTAAAGAGTTAGGTATACATTTTTTTGCACTTGGACATTACTGTAGTGAAAAAGATGGAATTAAATCTTTAGGTGAATGGCTTCACAAAACATATAATTTAGATGTTATTTTTATTGATATTTATAATCCTGCATAATTATCAAAAAGTATTATTTAAGTTTAAAAATAATTCATTAAAACTTCAGATGAAACATTATGAATAAAAATATGATAGAAAAATTATTTGACTCTTCTTGGTTATCTTCTGATAATCAAAAATATATTGAGTTTATATATCAAGAATTTTTAAGAAACCCATCATCTATTCATGCTACATGGGAAAAAGAATTTATAAATTTATCTATTAATAATGAAAATGTTATAGAAAATAATAATCTTTTAAATTATATTTTAAATAATAATAAAAAAGAAAAATTTAAAGAATCCAATCAAAAAAATAATAATCAATTAAATGAAAAAATTAATCAAATGATTAATTTTTTTAAAAAAAAAGGCTATAAAAAATCTTTAATAGATCCAATTCAATTAAAAAAACAAAAAAAATATCCATATTTAGAACTTTTTTTTTATGAATTTAATAAGAATGAATTAGAAAAAACAGTAGAAATTAATTTTCAAAAAAATCCTCATTATAAAATAAAAATAATAGATTTATATAATAAACTAAATAAAAAATATTGTAATTCTATTGGTTTTGAATATATGTATATTGATAATGTATATCAAAAAAAATGGATTACAGAATATATAGAATTATACTTTCAAGAAAATTTAATTTCAGAACAAAAAAGAGTAGAATTCTTAAAAGAAGTTATTTATGCAGAAACTTTAGAAAAATATTTAGGAAAAAAATTTTCTGGTACAAAACGATTTTCTTTAGAAGGATCAGAAACACTTATTACAATGTTACATGAAATAATACGTTATTCTAAAAATAATAATATTTCAGATATTATTATAGGAATGGCTCATAGAGGAAGATTAAACGTATTAGTAAATGTTCTAAATAAAAACCCTAAAATATTATTTGATGAATTTTCTGGAAGAAATATATCTACAGAAAGAAGTGGAGATGTTAAGTATCATAAAGGAGGTTTTTCACATATTAAAAATGAAAATAAAATTATTAATTTACAGTTAGAATATAATCCATCACATTTGGAAATAATTAATCCAGTTATTCTTGGTGTGACAAGAGCATCCATAGATAAATTAAAATGTTTAAAAAGTCAGATTTTATCTATTAGCATTCATGGAGATGCTTCAATTATTGGACAGGGTGTAGTACAAGAAACATTAAATATGTCTCAAACTGAAGGTTATACAATAGGAGGTACAGTTCATATTGTAATTAATAATCAAATTGGTTTTACTACTTCAAATCCTAAACATCTTCGATCTAGTAAATATTGTACTGATATTGCAAAATTAATTCAAGCACCTATTTTCCATGTAAATGCTGATGATATAGAAGCTTCTATTTTTGCGATTCAGTTAGCTTTAGATTTTAAGAAAAAATTCAATAAAGATGTTTTTATAGATTTAGTGTGTTATAGAAGACAT
This window contains:
- a CDS encoding Nif3-like dinuclear metal center hexameric protein codes for the protein MKNFVLEKIINEKLFNNYNHDIVPNGLQIEGDKIVKKIITGVSICQDLLDAALHHKANAIIVHHGYLWNKEPKYIHNVQRNRLKTILTHNINLYSWHLPLDIHPELGNNIQISKKLNIFVKGEILPYVLWGVLEPRISGFDFSKKIEKIFKKKPIHFYKNAPNYINRIAWCSGKGQNFIKEAYKFGIDAFLTGEVSEETIYIAKELGIHFFALGHYCSEKDGIKSLGEWLHKTYNLDVIFIDIYNPA
- the phrB gene encoding deoxyribodipyrimidine photo-lyase — its product is MNKNLIWFRNDLRIYDNTALYNACLSNTDKVIGLFIFTPEQWNKHYVSIKKISFLYQNLMFLQKELLELNIILHHHECTDFLNSAEYLFYFCKKNKVNRLFYNYQYETNEQNRDNLITQKLSKQGVFIKGFHDSLLIEPSKIKNKNNKSYKKFYFFKKKIIDSLSKNIPICFPVPKKRNIHNYNIFPVHFIKNSNIKFNPHLFPIGEKKAINKFKYFCSHKLEDYFLKRNFPSLNNTSMLSPYLSLGVISARYCLQMILKKYQKTELTIILNSSWVNEIIWREFYYHLLINFPILGKSQSLLKWEKKIHWENNINYFNAWKNGQTGFPIIDAAMKQLNKTGWMHNRLRMITSSFLVKNLLIDWREGEKYFMYNLIDGDYALNNGGWQWSASIGSDSTPYIRIFNPLRQSKIFDKSGVFIKKYLPELKIIPNNYIHNPYEWIIKNDCKIDYPKPIINYKNSKEKFLSAYQLARLF